The following proteins are co-located in the Tripterygium wilfordii isolate XIE 37 chromosome 2, ASM1340144v1, whole genome shotgun sequence genome:
- the LOC120008579 gene encoding uncharacterized protein LOC120008579 isoform X2 codes for MEIALHSLSFAAASSSTNTKERGRAIVSSALPETAASIAIAATVVGAAATLLMRRTKASEANEIPLKICEDCSGSGICSECKGEGFVLKKLSEESAEKARLKSKNMATRFTAGLPKKWSYCTKCSAARSCSTCSGRGKLSF; via the exons ATGGAGATCGCATTGCATTCTCTGTCATTTGCCGCCGCCTCCTCCTCTACAA ACACCAAAGAACGGGGAAGAGCTATAGTATCATCTGCTCTACCAGAAACAGCTGCTTCTATAGCTATTGCTGCCACGGTTGTGGGTGCTGCAGCTACCCTTCTTATGCGTAGAACCAAAGCATCTGAGGCAAATGAG ATCCCTTTGAAAATATGTGAAGATTGTAGTGGTTCTGGCATATGTTCTGAATGCAAAGGCGAAGGGTTTGTTCTTAAGAAGCTCTCGGAGGAAAGTGCTGAGAAGGCGAGGTTGAAATCAAAGAATATGGCTACTAGATTCACGGCAGG ACTTCCAAAGAAATGGAGCTACTGCACAAAGTGCTCTGCTGCCCGCTCTTGTAGCACTTGCAGCGGCCGTGGGAAGTTAAGTTTCTAG
- the LOC120008579 gene encoding uncharacterized protein LOC120008579 isoform X1, with protein MEIALHSLSFAAASSSTMTRDLKPKVCNPMDPYSCSLIDTKERGRAIVSSALPETAASIAIAATVVGAAATLLMRRTKASEANEIPLKICEDCSGSGICSECKGEGFVLKKLSEESAEKARLKSKNMATRFTAGLPKKWSYCTKCSAARSCSTCSGRGKLSF; from the exons ATGGAGATCGCATTGCATTCTCTGTCATTTGCCGCCGCCTCCTCCTCTACAA TGACCAGGGATCTCAAACCTAAAGTTTGTAATCCAATGGATCCTTATTCTTGTTCTTTAATAGACACCAAAGAACGGGGAAGAGCTATAGTATCATCTGCTCTACCAGAAACAGCTGCTTCTATAGCTATTGCTGCCACGGTTGTGGGTGCTGCAGCTACCCTTCTTATGCGTAGAACCAAAGCATCTGAGGCAAATGAG ATCCCTTTGAAAATATGTGAAGATTGTAGTGGTTCTGGCATATGTTCTGAATGCAAAGGCGAAGGGTTTGTTCTTAAGAAGCTCTCGGAGGAAAGTGCTGAGAAGGCGAGGTTGAAATCAAAGAATATGGCTACTAGATTCACGGCAGG ACTTCCAAAGAAATGGAGCTACTGCACAAAGTGCTCTGCTGCCCGCTCTTGTAGCACTTGCAGCGGCCGTGGGAAGTTAAGTTTCTAG
- the LOC120008579 gene encoding uncharacterized protein LOC120008579 isoform X3, giving the protein MDPYSCSLIDTKERGRAIVSSALPETAASIAIAATVVGAAATLLMRRTKASEANEIPLKICEDCSGSGICSECKGEGFVLKKLSEESAEKARLKSKNMATRFTAGLPKKWSYCTKCSAARSCSTCSGRGKLSF; this is encoded by the exons ATGGATCCTTATTCTTGTTCTTTAATAGACACCAAAGAACGGGGAAGAGCTATAGTATCATCTGCTCTACCAGAAACAGCTGCTTCTATAGCTATTGCTGCCACGGTTGTGGGTGCTGCAGCTACCCTTCTTATGCGTAGAACCAAAGCATCTGAGGCAAATGAG ATCCCTTTGAAAATATGTGAAGATTGTAGTGGTTCTGGCATATGTTCTGAATGCAAAGGCGAAGGGTTTGTTCTTAAGAAGCTCTCGGAGGAAAGTGCTGAGAAGGCGAGGTTGAAATCAAAGAATATGGCTACTAGATTCACGGCAGG ACTTCCAAAGAAATGGAGCTACTGCACAAAGTGCTCTGCTGCCCGCTCTTGTAGCACTTGCAGCGGCCGTGGGAAGTTAAGTTTCTAG